From Andrena cerasifolii isolate SP2316 chromosome 12, iyAndCera1_principal, whole genome shotgun sequence, a single genomic window includes:
- the LOC143375532 gene encoding uncharacterized protein LOC143375532, with translation MGQGTDTCTERPTEVSVIRFVSRNRTIEEIAPKKEVYTCKQRGCGKIFTNQDEFKTHEALEALKIRFICREPGCGEELSDPGSMWRHYQEWHNNETNVFICPYTNCGSLHSTSSNLEEHIESCHRQPPTLPTEPEVICFEDTENVMDEEVVQSTEDSYEKRTNETFGVKGNQYEDSEQSILRNDNVQQQKKEAAHDQSASNDSPNKEEYSSATESLNEPSGFSMTENLILSTENFLSKYEGNANKCSPELQVEHSQEKSNVVYVNGDITITKNSKNEACNMNSRNQEHRIELDNLERIFRTDLEASKNEENAIETNSNCSDDEEYTPKKQRMSRYKQEIYKCAVNGCGRKYKYISHYRHHQDSHKLVANTINSNSNKSIVKLKQGKASTVSFFLCKIPGCGAQVSNVTGLWKHYQDNHANSKLPVVHGTKNNEVFRCKIPGCETEFTTTVMLYKHFSEVHSNGTGNNASTNTKTGNGSSFHYTEMFKDDATSPQANFKTDFKAKHNINVNDCTKSTDEQRLSSAVKKEARD, from the exons ATGGGCCAGGGCACGGACACCTGCACCGAGCGGCCGACCGAAGTCAGCGTCATCAGATTCGTGTCGAGGAACCGCACCATCGAGGAGATCGCCCCGAAAAAG GAGGTGTATACCTGCAAGCAACGAGGCTGCGGGAAGATATTTACCAATCAGGACGAGTTCAAGACACACGAGGCTCTCGAGGCTTTAAAGATTAGGTTTAT ctgtcgcgagccagGATGCGGAGAAGAGCTGTCCGATCCTGGGAGCATGTGGCGCCACTATCAAGAATGGCATAACAATGAGACAAATGTATTTATATGTCCATACACGAATTGCGGGTCTTTGCATTCAACCAGTAGTAATCTAGAAGAACATATCGAAAGCTGCCACAGACAACCGCCGACACTGCCAACGGAGCCAGAAGTGATATGCTTCGAGGACACCGAGAACGTAATGGACGAGGAAGTTGTACAGAGCACGGAGGATAGCTACGAGAAGAGAACGAACGAGACCTTTGGGGTAAAGGGGAATCAGTACGAGGATAGCGAGCAAAGTATTCTTAGAAACGACAATGTACAGCAACAGAAGAAAGAGGCCGCTCACGATCAAAGTGCCTCGAACGACAGCCCGAACAAGGAAGAGTATTCCTCCGCCACCGAATCTTTAAACGAGCCCAGTGGATTCTCTATGACGGAGAATCTGATCCTGAGTACAGAGAATTTTCTATCCAAGTACGAGGGCAACGCGAACAAGTGTTCGCCGGAATTGCAAGTAGAACATTCCCAAGAGAAGAGCAACGTAGTTTACGTGAACGGTGACATCACCATCACGAAGAACTCGAAGAACGAGGCGTGTAATATGAATTCGAGGAATCAGGAGCATAGAATAGAGCTGGATAATCTTGAGAGAATCTTCAGAACTGATCTCGAGGCTTCGAAAAACGAGGAGAACGCTATAGAGACGAACAGCAACTGTTCGGACGACGAAGAGTACACACCGAAGAAGCAGCGAATGTCCAGATACAAGCAGGAGATCTACAAGTGTGCCGTCAATGGCTGTGGGAGGAAATACAAGTACATATCCCATTATCGTCATCATCAGGACAGTCATAAATTAGTAGCCAATACAATTAATTCGAATTCtaataaatcaatagtgaaactAAAACAAGGGAAAGCTTCGACGGTCAGTTTTTTCTT ATGCAAAATTCCTGGCTGCGGGGCGCAAGTGAGCAATGTAACTGGTCTATGGAAACATTACCAGGACAATCATGCTAATTCGAAACTGCCAGTAGTACATGGGACTAAAAATAATGAAGTATTTCG GTGCAAAATCCCAGGATGCGAGACAGAGTTCACTACGACCGTAATGCTGTACAAGCACTTCAGTGAAGTGCACTCGAATGGTACTGGCAATAATGCTAGCACAAACACAAAGACTGGAAATGGGAGTAGTTTTCATTACACTGAAATGTTCAAAGATGACGCTACAAGCCCGCAAGCAAACTTTAAGACTGACTTTAAGGCAAAGCATAATATTAATGTAAATGATTGTACGAAAAGCACCGACGAGCAAAGATTATCGTCGGCGGTTAAAAAGGAGGCTCGAGATTGA
- the Ir76b gene encoding ionotropic receptor 76b isoform X1: MHILRALLAATLLSSQQCARYVEGQGETASDEEDKQDTSMPSHVTVTSWNDMPFSGVSEENGTWVGKGYAFYIFDLISSKLNFTYTIVPPRRHILGDEDNGVLGLLYKKEVDLAVAFLPVLPEMRRYCTFSASLDETRLTAVMKRPQESATGSGLLAPFERTVWLLVLASLIFVGPVIYLFATIRAKLWHDPNSENFSLSSCFWFVYSSLLKQGTNIVATTDSTRMLFATWWIFILILTSFYTANLTAFLTKPQFTLSISSLQDIVHKGYSWVTYKGRTIDFLLSQENYNDLSLLNVSRRQKKGVFKYYQPSNAILQSVTTKRLFLAEAHYLQTLIFNDYVNKTRNHLEHSSRCTYVIMPGSILAINRAFGFSNGSVVEKPINKMLLRLVETGIIQHRQEKELPLAEICPVDLRSTERQLRNTDLLLTYKIVVAGYAVAAILFLLEIIFGFVSSRVKNRGKGVKHKVGGKPQVLSVKNPQKRMDLMKRSPPAIYQNAGNILMQRKQQFINGRNYYVVTDRGGDRRFVPIGTPSAFLFQYTA; this comes from the exons ATGCACATCCTCCGGGCGCTCCTTGCTGCAACGCTCCTCTCGTCGCAACAATGCGCCCGTTACGTCGAGGGCCAAG GTGAAACGGCAAGCGATGAAGAAGATAAGCAAGACACCTCGATGCCGTCCCACGTAACAGTTACATCTTGGAAC GATATGCCGTTCTCCGGGGTCTCAGAGGAGAACGGGACGTGGGTTGGCAAAGGATACGCGTTTTATATCTTCGATCTGATCAGCTCGAAGCTGAACTTCACGTACACCATTGTTCCACCCAGGAGGCATATCCTCGGCGACGAGGATAATGGTGTCCTTGGTTTGCTTTACAAGAAG GAGGTGGACTTAGCTGTCGCGTTCCTTCCGGTGCTACCAGAAATGCGACGGTACTGCACGTTCAGCGCCTCGCTGGACGAGACCCGATTAACAGCCGTGATGAAAAGGCCCCAAGAGTCGGCTACTGGTTCAGGCCTCTTAGCACCGTTCGAAAGAACCGTTTGGTTGCTGGTTTTAGCCTCCTTGATCTTCGTGGGACCTGTTATCTATCTGTTTGCCACTATCAG AGCGAAGCTGTGGCACGATCCGAACTCTGAAAACTTCAGCTTATCCTCCTGCTTCTGGTTCGTCTACAGTTCCCTTCTGAAACAAGGGACGAACATAGTCGCCACCACAG ACTCAACGCGAATGCTGTTTGCCACCTGGTGGatctttatattaatattaacatccTTCTACACTGCAAACCTCACGGCCTTTCTGACGAAGCCTCAGTTCACACTATCCATCAGTTCCCTGCAGGACATCGTCCATAAAGGATACAGCTGGGTCACCTACAAAGGGCGCACGATAGATTTCCTCCTCTCTCAG GAGAATTACAACGACTTAAGCTTGTTGAACGTGAGCAGGCGTCAAAAGAAAGGCGTCTTCAAGTATTACCAGCCGTCGAATGCGATTTTACAATCTGTTACTACTA AGAGGCTTTTCCTAGCAGAAGCTCATTACCTGCAGACATTAATATTCAACGATTACGTGAACAAAACACGCAATCATTTGGAACACAGTTCGCGCTGCACTTACGTTATAATGCCGGGAAGCATTCTGGCGATCAACCGTGCGTTTGGCTTCTCCAACGGCTCGGTTGTAGAGAAGCCCATTAATAAAAT GTTGCTGAGATTAGTGGAGACCGGTATCATACAGCATCGGCAAGAGAAGGAACTCCCGTTAGCAGAAATTTGTCCAGTCGATCTTCGCTCGACCGAGAGGCAGTTACGGAACACCGATCTCCTTCTGACGTACAAGATTGTCGTGGCTGGGTACGCGGTTGCTGcgattctctttctactcgaaATAATATTCGGCTTCGTGTCGAGTCGAGTGAAGAATAGGGGAAAAGGGGTCAAGCATAAGGTGGGAGGGAAGCCACAAGTACTATCGGTTAAGAATCCTCAGAAGCGGATGGATTTAATGAAGAGAAGCCCGCCAGCGATTTATCAGAACGCTGGGAACATTCTGATGCAGAGGAAGCAGCAATTTATTAATGGGAGGAATTACTATGTGGTCACGGATAGAGGGGGGGATCGGAGATTCGTCCCCATTGGAACACCTTCTGCTTTCCTCTTTCAATACACAGCTTGA
- the Ir76b gene encoding ionotropic receptor 76b isoform X2: MPSHVTVTSWNDMPFSGVSEENGTWVGKGYAFYIFDLISSKLNFTYTIVPPRRHILGDEDNGVLGLLYKKEVDLAVAFLPVLPEMRRYCTFSASLDETRLTAVMKRPQESATGSGLLAPFERTVWLLVLASLIFVGPVIYLFATIRAKLWHDPNSENFSLSSCFWFVYSSLLKQGTNIVATTDSTRMLFATWWIFILILTSFYTANLTAFLTKPQFTLSISSLQDIVHKGYSWVTYKGRTIDFLLSQENYNDLSLLNVSRRQKKGVFKYYQPSNAILQSVTTKRLFLAEAHYLQTLIFNDYVNKTRNHLEHSSRCTYVIMPGSILAINRAFGFSNGSVVEKPINKMLLRLVETGIIQHRQEKELPLAEICPVDLRSTERQLRNTDLLLTYKIVVAGYAVAAILFLLEIIFGFVSSRVKNRGKGVKHKVGGKPQVLSVKNPQKRMDLMKRSPPAIYQNAGNILMQRKQQFINGRNYYVVTDRGGDRRFVPIGTPSAFLFQYTA, encoded by the exons ATGCCGTCCCACGTAACAGTTACATCTTGGAAC GATATGCCGTTCTCCGGGGTCTCAGAGGAGAACGGGACGTGGGTTGGCAAAGGATACGCGTTTTATATCTTCGATCTGATCAGCTCGAAGCTGAACTTCACGTACACCATTGTTCCACCCAGGAGGCATATCCTCGGCGACGAGGATAATGGTGTCCTTGGTTTGCTTTACAAGAAG GAGGTGGACTTAGCTGTCGCGTTCCTTCCGGTGCTACCAGAAATGCGACGGTACTGCACGTTCAGCGCCTCGCTGGACGAGACCCGATTAACAGCCGTGATGAAAAGGCCCCAAGAGTCGGCTACTGGTTCAGGCCTCTTAGCACCGTTCGAAAGAACCGTTTGGTTGCTGGTTTTAGCCTCCTTGATCTTCGTGGGACCTGTTATCTATCTGTTTGCCACTATCAG AGCGAAGCTGTGGCACGATCCGAACTCTGAAAACTTCAGCTTATCCTCCTGCTTCTGGTTCGTCTACAGTTCCCTTCTGAAACAAGGGACGAACATAGTCGCCACCACAG ACTCAACGCGAATGCTGTTTGCCACCTGGTGGatctttatattaatattaacatccTTCTACACTGCAAACCTCACGGCCTTTCTGACGAAGCCTCAGTTCACACTATCCATCAGTTCCCTGCAGGACATCGTCCATAAAGGATACAGCTGGGTCACCTACAAAGGGCGCACGATAGATTTCCTCCTCTCTCAG GAGAATTACAACGACTTAAGCTTGTTGAACGTGAGCAGGCGTCAAAAGAAAGGCGTCTTCAAGTATTACCAGCCGTCGAATGCGATTTTACAATCTGTTACTACTA AGAGGCTTTTCCTAGCAGAAGCTCATTACCTGCAGACATTAATATTCAACGATTACGTGAACAAAACACGCAATCATTTGGAACACAGTTCGCGCTGCACTTACGTTATAATGCCGGGAAGCATTCTGGCGATCAACCGTGCGTTTGGCTTCTCCAACGGCTCGGTTGTAGAGAAGCCCATTAATAAAAT GTTGCTGAGATTAGTGGAGACCGGTATCATACAGCATCGGCAAGAGAAGGAACTCCCGTTAGCAGAAATTTGTCCAGTCGATCTTCGCTCGACCGAGAGGCAGTTACGGAACACCGATCTCCTTCTGACGTACAAGATTGTCGTGGCTGGGTACGCGGTTGCTGcgattctctttctactcgaaATAATATTCGGCTTCGTGTCGAGTCGAGTGAAGAATAGGGGAAAAGGGGTCAAGCATAAGGTGGGAGGGAAGCCACAAGTACTATCGGTTAAGAATCCTCAGAAGCGGATGGATTTAATGAAGAGAAGCCCGCCAGCGATTTATCAGAACGCTGGGAACATTCTGATGCAGAGGAAGCAGCAATTTATTAATGGGAGGAATTACTATGTGGTCACGGATAGAGGGGGGGATCGGAGATTCGTCCCCATTGGAACACCTTCTGCTTTCCTCTTTCAATACACAGCTTGA